A window of Argopecten irradians isolate NY chromosome 1, Ai_NY, whole genome shotgun sequence contains these coding sequences:
- the LOC138331986 gene encoding WW domain-containing oxidoreductase-like: MGSTPSFPRVSIPRDNISVVTGGNAGIGYETAKWLAMMVGTVIIACRSEERANQAIEQMNKEFEEEKQKKTEGVVDYDKLNVEFMPLDCNSLKSVMSFVESFKSSGRKLHKLFCNAGIGIQETLKYTDDGHEQIFQYHYNLYIPVQGHLYTHGYDDDDLDVVQASNGGFDIDYIQGNSDMQFQRIDYNHTLGIL, encoded by the exons ATGGGATCTACGCCTTCCTTCCCCCGGGTCTCTATTCCTAGAGACAACATTTCCGTGGTGACCGGCGGTAATGCAG GAATCGGCTATGAAACTGCGAAGTGGCTTGCTATGATGGTTGGTACCGTTATCATTGCGTGTAGATCGGAGGAGAGAGCGAATCAG GCAATAGAGCAAATGAACAAAGAGTTTGAAGAAGAAAAACAGAAGAAGACGGAAGGCGTAGTTGACTACGATAAATTAAATGTAGAGTTCATGCCCTTGGACtgtaattcattaaaatcagTAATGAGTTTTGTTGAATCATTCAAATCGTCGGGAAGGAAACTTCATAAATTGTTCTGTAATGCCGGGATAGGTATACAGGAAACACTAA AATACACTGACGACGGCCATGAGCAGATATTCCAG TATCATTACAATCTGTACATCCCTGTACAAGGACATTTATACACACATGGTTATGATGATGACGATTTAGATGTTGTTCAAGCGTCAAACGGTGGTTTTGACATAGATTACATTCAAGGAAATAGTGATATGCAGTTTCAAAGGATTGATTACAATCACACATTGGGGATTCTATAA